DNA sequence from the Candidatus Rokuibacteriota bacterium genome:
CTCCCACGCCGATCCGATCAAGGCCGTCGTCGCCCACGCTCTCGGCCTCCACCTCGACCTCTTCCAGCGCATCGCGGTCGCCCCGGCATCCATCACGGCCATCGCCTACCGCCCTGACGCCCCCCTGGTGCTCACCGTGAACTCGCTGGACGGCGACCTTTCCTGGCTTCAGATGCGATGAGCGACTCGTTCGATCTCGAGGCCCCCGACCACTTCACGGCCGGCACGGTTGGGCCGCTCGGCCAGCGCATCTTCTACCTGCAGGCCCGGCAGGCCGACACCCTCATCACGCTCAAATGCGAGAAGGAGCAGGTTCGCGCCCTCGCCGAGTACCTGGCCGATCTCCTGACCCGGCTTCCGGCCGCCGGCGAGGAGCCGCCGCGCGAGGCCGCGCTCTTCGAGCCGATCGAGGCCGCATGGCCCGTCGCCGCCCTCGGCGTGGGCTACGACCAGGCTGATGAGCGCATCGTCGTCGTGGCGAAGGAGCTGGCAGAGGAGGAGGGCAGTGGCGAGGCCGCCACGGCGCGCTTCAGGATCACCCGCGCCCAGGCCGCGGCGTTTGTGGAGCAAGCCCGGGAGCTGATGAAGGCCGGGCGCCCGACCTGTCCGATGTGCGGCGGCCCGAAGGACCCGGGCGGCCACGTCTGCCCGCGAGGCAATGGCCACGGCACCCGGTGAGCGTAGTGCGTGATCGCATCATACGCTTGACACTCCGAAACCGGCGCGCTACTGTGATTCCAATATGGAACCATTATGGTGTCTACGCGAGGGATGGCAGTGGCGACGCTGACGATCAAGAACATTCCTGATCCGCTGGTGCGGCGCCTCAAGACGCAGGCAGTGCGCCACAGGCGGAGTCTCAACCTCGAGGTCATTGCCTGCTTGGAGGCCGCGGCCCGTGCAGTGCCGATCGATCCCGAGGCCCTGCTAGCCCGTGCGCGCGCTGTCCGGCGGGCTCCCGTCGGCCTCCGGCTCGGCGATCGGACGCTCAATCGGCTCAAGGTGTACGGCCGTCCATGATCGTCGTGGATGCCAACCTGCTGGTCTATCTCTATGTGGCGGGCCAGCGGACGGGACAAGCCGAGGCGGTCCTGAGCCGTGACCCGGTGTGGGCAGTGCCGCTCCTCTGCCGCTCAGAGTTCCGTAACACGCTCGCCGGGCTCGTCCGCAGGAAGGCGCTCGCGCTTGAGGATGCGATCCAGATCGCCGACGAGGCAGAACGAAGCGTGGCGGGACGCGAGTATAGCGTGGTCTCCCACGAAGTTCTCCGGCTTGCCGCCCGATCGGGATGCTCGGCCTACGACTGCGAGTACGTAGCCCTGGCTCAGGACCTCGGCGTCCGACTGGTCACCGCCGACCGCCAGCTGCTGAGCGCGTTCCCTTCGATTGCAATCGCCCCCGATGTCTTTGCAGCCTGAGACGAGCCTGCTCGACCTCCTCGCCCGGGGTGCGATCACCGTCAAGGGGCGGATCGCGCGGAGCAGCAACGCGATCTTCCTCGTCGAGGTGACGCTCGACAGTGCGGCCGCGCTGGCCGTGTACAAGCCCGCGCGCGGCGAGCGGCCGCTCTGGGACTTCCCGCCGGGCCTCTTCAGGCGCGAGGTCGCGGCGTACCTCCTCTCGGAGGCCCTCGGCTGGGGCCTCGTGCCGCGGACGGTCGAGCGCGAGGGCCCACTGGGCGACGGCTCGCTCCAGCGCTTCGTGCCGGCCGACTTCGAGCAGCACTACTTCACGCTCAGGGAAGACCCCGCCCACCACGCGCGCCTCAAGCAGATCTGCCTCTTCGACCTCCTCGTCAACAACGCCGACAGGAAGAGCGGCCACTGCCTGCTCGGTCGCGACGGCGTCATCCACGCCATCGACAACGCCCTGACCTTCCACGCCGAGCCCAAGCTCCGCACCGTGATCTGGGAGTTCGGCGGCGAGCCGATCCCGAACGCGCTGCGGGCCGACGTGAGGCGCCTCCTCACGGGAGGCCTGCCGGCGTCGCTCGCCGCGCTCCTGGATCCGGCGGAGCAGGCGGCGCTGCTCGCCCGGGCGCGGGCCATTGTGCAGCAAGGGCGATTCCCTGTGGAAACAGGTGGCCACCGTTACCCCTGGCCGCTTGTCTGACCGCGCGGTTCAGGGCGCGGGAGGCCCCAACGGCCGCGCCTCCTGGCCCGACCAGGCTCACGCGGAGAAAGCGGGTGAAGGGCCGGTCGTCACCTCCGAGGCACGATGCGCAGGGAGTCTACCCCCGTGAGGGGTGCGCCCCCGCGACTCCGGCCTCGTTAAACGCGTTTATCAGGTCTTGAAGGTTCCAGCCTGGTTCGGCATGAAAGTGGAGATCGACGATCGGTAGGGTCTCCGCAGCCACGCCATTCACGAGCAAGAAACTCGACAGGAAAATCACCGCGCTCCTCATCCGGGACTGTCGATGCGGTACCATTTTCAGCCTCCTTTCCCGCTTGAAACGGAATCCGCGCCGGATCGTGCCCCGGCTCCTGAGGTTCGCCAGCCGAGCTGAGGCTCTCTGAACAGGCTGCGATTCGCTCGCTCCCGCGACTTCCGCTACGAAGCTACGGCGCGGGCGAAGGG
Encoded proteins:
- a CDS encoding histidine phosphatase family protein; the protein is SHADPIKAVVAHALGLHLDLFQRIAVAPASITAIAYRPDAPLVLTVNSLDGDLSWLQMR
- a CDS encoding DUF3090 domain-containing protein, with product MSDSFDLEAPDHFTAGTVGPLGQRIFYLQARQADTLITLKCEKEQVRALAEYLADLLTRLPAAGEEPPREAALFEPIEAAWPVAALGVGYDQADERIVVVAKELAEEEGSGEAATARFRITRAQAAAFVEQARELMKAGRPTCPMCGGPKDPGGHVCPRGNGHGTR
- a CDS encoding plasmid stability protein, producing MATLTIKNIPDPLVRRLKTQAVRHRRSLNLEVIACLEAAARAVPIDPEALLARARAVRRAPVGLRLGDRTLNRLKVYGRP
- a CDS encoding type II toxin-antitoxin system VapC family toxin, encoding MIVVDANLLVYLYVAGQRTGQAEAVLSRDPVWAVPLLCRSEFRNTLAGLVRRKALALEDAIQIADEAERSVAGREYSVVSHEVLRLAARSGCSAYDCEYVALAQDLGVRLVTADRQLLSAFPSIAIAPDVFAA
- a CDS encoding SCO1664 family protein; protein product: MSLQPETSLLDLLARGAITVKGRIARSSNAIFLVEVTLDSAAALAVYKPARGERPLWDFPPGLFRREVAAYLLSEALGWGLVPRTVEREGPLGDGSLQRFVPADFEQHYFTLREDPAHHARLKQICLFDLLVNNADRKSGHCLLGRDGVIHAIDNALTFHAEPKLRTVIWEFGGEPIPNALRADVRRLLTGGLPASLAALLDPAEQAALLARARAIVQQGRFPVETGGHRYPWPLV